ATACCAAATTCCAGAGATAATAGTTGAAGTTAGACCTAATAAAACAAAAGGTACCATTCCATAAGTGTTATTTGTGTCTATAAATTGTGGTAAAAAAGCTAAGAAAAATAGAATTATCTTAGGATTCAAAAGATTAGTAACCAATCCTTGAAAGAAAGCCTTTTTTAAATCTTCTCTTTTCTTTTTCCCCTGATTAACAGCAAGCATATCTTTAGATTTTATACTTTTAATCCCCATATATACAAGATACATAGCTCCTAAAAACTTTATAAGATTAAAAGCTGTTACAGAATTTTTTAGTAACAAAGAAAGTCCAAAGGCTGCTAAAAAAGTATGAACTATAAGCCCAGAACAAATTCCAAAAGCAGAATACTTACCAGACTTGATACTATTGGATATAGCTTGTCCCAGTATAAACATAGTATCACTTCCTGGTATCAAAGCTAAAATAATACTAGAAGTCAAAAACATTTCATAATTAATAACTCCAAACATAAACCCTCCACTTAAAAAATTAATATTGTCTCATTAGATATTTTATCACTTTTTTTAATATTGTCTAGGGGTAAAATATTAAATTTTAAGTATTTTTTGATGAAAAATAATTTTTAATTGTGTATTATTAAAAACATAAATAGTGGAAATAAATTTTTAAAAAACTCAGAAGCTAAAGCAAGATTGATAAAATATTATTTTAAAATATTGATTATATAAAATATATATTTTACAAAAAAAGAAAATTTTGATAATATTATTGAAAATAAGATTGAAAAAAAGGAGGAAAACTGATGTTAATTTTAACTAACATAATAATAAGCATAATATGTATAATAATAATTATTAGTTCTATTAATCATCTATTGAATGAGTTAAAAGTTTCTAATAATATTTTTGTGCTACCTGAAATGCTTATTAAGATGTTAAAAGTAAAATTGCGTTAGGTTTTCAAAATTATTATAAATAAAAGACTTTTATGAGAGATTCAATGGATGATACCGTTGAGTCTCTTTTTTTTATAAAACTTTAAAACACAGGGGGATAAATAATGAGAAGTGAGAATTTGACAAAGGGAGTAACAAGAACACCACACCGTTCACTATTAAAAGCTTTGGGGCTGACAGATGAGGAGTTAAAAAAGCCATTGATTGGTATAGCTAATTCATATAACGAGGTTATTCCAGGGCATATGCATCTAAAACAACTAGTTCAAGCAGTGAAAGATGGGATAAGAAATGCTGGGGGAATACCAATGGAGTTTAATACAATAGGTGTATGTGATGGATTGGCAATGAACCACGAGGGAATGAAATACTCCTTAGTTTCAAGAAATCTAATAGCTGATTCAGTGGAGATTATGGGAATGTCAACTCCCTTTGATGCTATGGTATTTATCCCAAATTGTGATAAGGTAGTGCCAGGAATGTTAATAGCAGCAGCTAGATTAAATATTCCAAGTATATTTGTAAGTGGTGGACCTATGTTAGCTGGGACACATAGAGGAAGAAAGATAAGCTTGAGCAGTACATTTGAAGCAGTGGGAAGCTTTACCTCTCAAAAGATAGATGAGGAGGAGCTAAAGGAGATAGAGAATAGAAGCTGTCCAACTTGTGGTTCATGTTCAGGAATGTTTACAGCAAATACTATGAACTGTTTAACAGAATGTTTGGGAATGGCTCTTCCTGGAAATGGAACAGTACCAGCTGTATATTCAGAGAGAATAAGGTTGGCAAAAAGTAGTGGAGAGCAGATAATGAAACTTTTAGAAAAGGACTTAAAACCACTGGATATACTGACTAGAGAGAGTTTTGAAAATGCAGTGGCTCTGGATATGGCACTAGGAGGTTCATCTAATACAGCTCTTCATCTTACAGCAATAGCACATGAGGCTGGTGTGGGATTGACTTTAGAGGATTTTGATAGAATTTCTAATAAAACAAAACAGGTGTGTAAATTAGCACCAGCAAGTGATTATCATATAGAGGATTTATACAATGCTGGGGGAGTAAGTGGAGTATTAAAAAGATTAGCTGAAAATAATCTATTGCATCTAGATACTCCAACTGTGGCTCTAAAAACTCAAGGGGAGATAGTGGATAGAGCAGTAATCTATGATGAAAATGTAATAAAACCTTGGGATAGACCAGCGTACAATACAGGGGGAATAGCTGTATTAAAAGGAAATCTAGCTCCAAATGGTTGTATAGTGAAAGCTGGAGCAGTAGCAGAGAATATGTTAAAACATGAGGGGAAAGCAAAGGTATTTGATAGTGAAGAGGAGTGCGTAAAATCAATCTTAAATAAAGAGATAGAAAAGGGAGATGTCTTAGTAATTCGTTATGAGGGACCAAAGGGTGGACCAGGAATGAGAGAGATGTTGACACCTACTTCACTATTAGGAGGAATGGGACTGGATAAAGATGTAGCTCTAATAACAGATGGAAGATTTTCAGGAGCTACAAGGGGAGCATCTATAGGGCATATCTCTCCAGAAGCAGCTAGTGGAGGAAATATTGCTCTAGTAGAAAATGGAGATAGAATACTTATAGATATTCCAAATAGAAAAATAGAACTTTTAGTAGATGATAAAGAGTTAGAATTAAGAAGAGAGAAACTTCCAAAATTTCAATCTAAGGCTAAAGGATATTTAAAGAAATATGCTTTAAATGTTTCATCAGCAGATAGGGGAGCAGTAGAAATTTTTGGGGAATGAGAGGAAAACTATGAAAGAGAGAGAGATTACAGGGGCTAGGGTATTATTGGAGTGTTTAAAAAGATTGGGAGTAAAGGATGTCTTTGGATATCCAGGAGGAAGTGTAATCCCTATATATGATGAGATATACTCATTTGAAGGAATAAAACACTATCTATCAAGACATGAGCAGGGAGCAGTACATGAGGCTGATGGCTATGCTAGAGCTAGTGGAGAAGTGGGAGTGTGTATTGCCACTTCTGGTCCAGGAGCTACTAATTTAGTAACAGGGATAATGACAGCCTTTATGGATTCTATTCCAATACTGGCTATCACTGGACAGGTAAATAGAGCAATGCTAGGAAGAGATTCATTTCAAGAGACAGATATAGTAAATATAACACTTCCAATAACTAAGAGTAACTACCAAATACTCTCTATTGAGGAGATACCACAAATTGTAAAAGAGGCTTATCACATAGCCAAAAGTGGAAGACCTGGACCTGTATTAATAGATTTTCCTAGAGATATACAATTAGAAAAGATAGAGGTAGAAAGATTTGAGGAGCTATATTCAGAAGAGATGGATTTATCTGGATATGAGAGAGGGTATCAAGAGGATTTGTCCAAGTTAGATGAGGGAATAAAGTTGATAGAGAACTCTAAAAAACCACTGATTATAAGTGGGGCTGGGGTAATTCATTCAAAGGGAGCAGAGGAGTTTAGAGAGTTTGTAGAGAGATTACAGATACCAGTAACTTCCACTCTTTTGGGACTGGGAGCTTATCCAGGAGATAAAAATCTTTTTTTAGGAATGTTGGGAATGCATGGGACAGCAGCAGCTAATATAGCTACATTAGAGGCTGATTTGATAATTGGAATGGGATTTAGGTTTGATGATAGAATTACAGGAAATATTGAAAAATTTTGTCCCAATGCTAAAATTATTCACATAGACATTGACCCATCAGAGATAGAGAAAAATAAAAAGGTTGATATAGCTTTGGTGGGAGATTTGAAAAAGGTATTAACTCTTTTGAATGAAAAAAGAATAGAGTTAGAAGATATTCGTGAATGGAGAGATAGAGTGGAGTATCTCAAGAGAAGATACTCTCTAATAGTTCCAGATTGTAAAGAGGGATTGACTATTCAAAGAGTACTCAGAGAGATAGATAGAGTATTAAAAGGAGAGGGAGTAATTGCAACAGATGTGGGACAGCATCAGATGTGGAGTGCCTTACACCTCACTTATAGAAATCCCAATAGTATAATCTCATCTGGTGGAGGAGGGACTATGGGATTTGGACTACCTAGTGCAATAGGAGCTCAGGTAGCTTGTCCTGATAAAAAGATTATAAGCATAGTGGGAGATGGAGGGTTTCAGATGAATATTCAAGAGTTGATACTTTTGAAAGCCTACAAACTTCCAGTAAAAGTATTTATAATGAATAACTCTTATTTGGGAATGGTAAGGCAGTGGCAGGAACTATTCCATGAGAGAAGATACTCAGAGGTAAATTTAGAGATTAATCCAGATTTTGTAAAGGTAGCAGAGGCTTATGGAGTAAAAAGTGTTACCTTAGAAAGTGAAGAGGATTTAGAAAAGATAGATGAGATATTAAAAAGTGATGAACCTATTTTAGTAAATTGTATTGTGAAAAAAGAGGAGAATGTATATCCTATGATTCCAGCTGGGAAATCAGCAGAGGATATGATTGGACTGAGAGGAGTGAAGGATTATGAATAGAAAATTTAACTTAGCAATTGTAAGTAAAAATAATAAAGTTTTTTTACAAAGAGTGATGACACTTTTTTATAAGAGAGATTATCTAATTCATAATATGAGTGTAGACTTTAGTAATCAATCTGGTTATGCAAAAATTTTGCTTACTTTAGAGGGAAATGATGAGATTTTTGACCAAGTTCAAAGACAGGTATATAAAATTGTAGATGTTGTAAATGTAGAGCAAATTTAAGAGAGTAAAAAAACAATAATTAAAATATAAAACAACTTAGGAGGATTTAAACATGGCAGGAAATATTTTAGGAACAACAGTATATTATAACGAGGATTGTAATTTAGAGAAATTAAGAGGAAAGAAAATAACAGTTTTAGGATATGGTTCACAGGGACATGCCCATTCATTAAATTTAAAAGATTCTGGAATGGATGTAACTGTGGGATTGAGAAAGGGGTCGCCATCTTGGGAGAAAGCTGAAAAGGCTGGATTTGTAGTAAAAGAAACAAGTGAGGCTGTAAAAGATGCTGATGTAGTAATGATTTTAACTCCTGATGAAACTCAAGGAGAGATGTATAAAAATGAGGTAGCACCATATTTAAAAAAGGGAGTATATCTAGGATTTGGACATGGATTTAATATCCATTTTAAGAAAATTGTACCAGCTGAAGATGTAAATGTATTTATGGTAGCACCTAAGGGACCTGGACATCTAGTGAGAAGAACATTTACTGAGGGAGTTGGAGTTCCTTGCTTAGTTGCTGTGGAGCAAGATTACAGTGGAGATACAAAAGAAGTAGCTCTAGCTTGGGCAGCTGGAATTGGTGGAGGAAGGTCTGGAATCTTAGAGACAACATTCAAACAGGAGACTGAAACAGACTTATTTGGAGAGCAAGTGGTACTTTGTGGAGGAATTACTGAGCTGATTAAAAGTGGATTTGAGGTACTGAGAGAGGCTGGATATGACCCTGTAAATGCTTATTTTGAATGTTTACATGAGATGAAACTAATAGTTGATTTGATGTATGAGGGAGGAATGGCTAAGATGAGACACTCTATCTCTAATACAGCTGAGTATGGAGATTTCTTAACAGGTCCAAAGATTATTACTGCTGAAACAAAAGAGAAGATGAGAGAGGTTTTAAGAGATATTCAATCTGGAAAATTTGCTGATGAATTTTTAGAGGATTCAAGAGCTGGGCAACCATTTTTAAAGAAGAAAAGAGAGGAAGCAAAGGCTCATGAATTAGAGAGAGTGGGAACAGAGTTGAGAGCTTTGATGTCTTGGTTAAAATAGGGAATATAAAAAAGGGAATGTAATTTAAAAAATTAAAGTTATTATAAATACTTCAAGAATGACTTTCGTTCAAAGAATAAAGAGCAAGTAGGTTTCCAAAATTCTAAGAGCTTTAACTCTCTAAGAATTTTGAGACACAGGAAGCAAAGCTTTCAGTGTTTCCTTAATGTAACACAGAAAATAAATTTCTATGTCTCAATAGTAGTAGTCGTTAAAACTCCCCTACTATTGGAAAACTCGTTTCACTCAAACAGTTGTGTTTTTTAGCGTTCGATTTCACTGACTTGCTCTATTTATTCTTCTCAATCTTCGTCCTTCTTGAATGTTATTCTCTTTTCTAGTAAATTTCTTAAATTAAAACCATAATGTAGTAGGAGTAAAATAAAAAACTATATAAAAATTATAAAAATAATTATTAATTAACAAAATAAATAATTTATAGATAAAACATTCTAAAATTATAGGTAATTATATAAATTAACTCTAATTTTTAACTTTCTAACTCTTTCTCTATATCAGCTATATTTTTTAAAATCTTCTCCTTATATTCTCTAAAAGCCACTAGGAGTTCAGCCTTACTTCTTCTAAAGATACAGATATTTCCATTGTAGTAGGAATACTCATCTGTTAAAAATTTTTTTGGAATTTTATTTAATGAGCAACCTAAAGCTGTTATTAAAGCATCTTCTGTTTCCATTCCTATTTCAACTTCTTGTAAAATAATTATATGGGAAAATTCTATATAATATAATCTGTCCATAATCTCTCCTTTATAAAACAAAAGGGCATAAATAAAGCCCTTTTTTATTTTAAATATTTTTTAATTTGTTCCCTTTAATAAAGCTGCAGCCTTTGCAACCTCTCCAGCACTAGTATAGATATTAGCTAAGGATTTTTCTACTTCACTATTATTTCCATATAATTTTAAATAGTTTTCTAAAACATTAGTAGCAGTATTTGTATCATTAAATTTTGAAGTAAGTATCTTAGCATAATTTAAAACATAATCTTTAGAGTTACCAAAATACTCATTTCCAGATTTTAAAGCTGTCAATAACTCTTGATTTTTATTTAAATTTTGAAGAACATTTAAATATGTAGAGTAAGTTTCTAAATTTGTTGAAGCAGGAGAAAGATTTTTTAAAGCATTATAAGCTCCTATCATATCTCCTTGTTTATAAGCTGCTATTCCTTGTAAAATATTTGAAGTAGAATTTAATGTATTTACAACTGTAGTTGTAGAAACAGTTTGTTGATTATTATTTTCTAAATTATTACATGCAGCAAGAGTTGCAAGTAAAGCAGAAAGAATAATTAATTTTTTCATGTAATCCTCCTTGATATAAGTAAATGTATATATTTTATATCATAAAAACTTTTATATGTAAATATTTTTTAAAAATAGATATGTTTTTGTTTATTAAGGAGTAATTTATACAATGAAGAAATTATAAGCTGATTATTTTAAATATTTACAAAGACTCTTCCTTCTAAAATAAGTCTAGCAGTTCTACATACTACTAATTCCTCAATTTTACATCTATCATTTGGATAACTAGCTCTTACTTTTATAGGAATTATTCCTCCAGGATGACCAATTTTTACTTCAACTCCAGTTTTAACCTCATCTTTTAAAAGATTATATACCACACTATCTTTGATTCTAGCTACAGCTCCAGTAGCTACAGTTCCTGTAACTGGGTAAGTTTTATGCATCTTTTGCATAAATAATAGTCTTGATACGATATCTAAATTATCCTTTGAAACTTTCTCTCCGTTTAGTGCTGTATAGTCAGCTGCTTTACTTACAATAGCAAAGAATGGTTGGTAAGGAGTCTTTATTTGAGCTTCTTCCCACGAGTCTACAAGCTTTAGCTTACAACATACCTCTCCTCTTATTCTCTCTATTTTCTTTAGTAACTCTTTGTCACTATCAATTTCATTACTACTTTCTGTTCCCTTTAGCCCTAACTTATCAGCTTCAATAAAGATAACAATATTTCCAGCATCAACAATAGAAAGTTCAAACTCTTCATCTTCAACTTTGATTATATCTCTAGGATTTCCTGTAGGTAATAGATCTCCAGTAATTCCTCCTACTACATCAGACCAATCCAATGTTATCTTAGCTCCAGTTCCAGGGACACCATCTATTTTATAATCTCCTCTAAATTCAGCTTTTCCATCTTTTACAGGAACTTCTAAAGTTAAAACTCTGTTTGTATTAGTCATATGTACTCTAACTTTTGTAATAGGTTCAGTAACCTTTACTAAATTGTTATTAACAGCAAAAACTCCAACTCCTGAAGAGATATTTCCACAATTTCCACCATAGTCAATAAAGCTCTCTGTAATACTAACTTGTCCAAAGGTATAATCTACATCTGCATCCTCTCTAGAAGATGGACCTACAATAGCTAATTTACTAGTCAAACTATCTGCCCCACCTAATCCATCTATCTGTCTTACATCAGGACTTCCAAATATAGCTAGAAGAATTCTATCCCTTAGTTCCTGCTCCTTTGGTAATTCATTTTCCATTATATATATTCCTTTACTAGTTCCCCCTCTAATGATAGAGCATTTTATTTCAAAATCTTTATTGTAGTTACTCATAGTTTAAGCCTCCTAATTATTTCTTAGATATCTTTTCCTTTAAATAGTTAATTAGTCCATCTTGTTTGATAAATTCCATAATATGCTCTGGAATCTTTTCACAGACATATTTTTCATCTTTACTTTTATTATATATTATTCCCTCTTTATAATCTATTTCTAGTTCATCATACATAGATATTTTCTCTGTTAAGTCACATTGAATTGCAAGTATTCCTAGATTTATACAGTTTCTATAAAAAATTCTAGCATATGATTTAGCAATAATTGTTTTTATTCCTAACTCTTTTAGCATTAGAGGTGCTGTTTCTCTACTTGAACCAGAACCTAAATTTTTCTCTGCCACAAAGATATCTCCTGGCTTAGAGTTTTTAGCAAATTCTGTGTCTATTGGACTCATAGTAAATTTTGCTGCCTCTTTTATACTTAGTTCCATATATGCTGGGGGAGAGATTATATCTGTATTAATATTATCTCCATATTTTAATGCTCTTCCACTAATATTCATATTATTCCTCCTCAATAAACTTTCTTGGGTCTACTATATAACCTGTAAGTGCAGCAGCAGCTACTGATAATGGAGAGGCTAGATATACTTCTCCTTTTTTACTTCCCATTCTACCTATAAAGTTTCTATTTGTTGATGAGATACAAACTTCTCCCTCTCCTATTGCTCCAGAGTGTATCCCTAAGCAAGCTCCACAGCTAGATGCTAATACTGTGGCTCCAGCTTCAGAGAGTGTCTGTAAAATTCCATCCTTTGCACATCTTTCCCATACCTCTTTAGATGCTGGAGAGATTAGCAATCTTACTCCTTCAGCTATCTTTCTTCCTTTTAATATATCAGCTGCCAATTTTAAGTCATTGTATCTTCCACCAGTACAAGAACCAATATAGGCTTGATCTATCTTTACTCCCTCAATTTTAGCAATCTCCTCTACATTATCTACTTCATGTGGACATGAACAAAGAGGATAAATTTCTGAAACATCTATAGTTATCTCTTGAGCTACTCCATCAGAACTATTAGTTGATAAAAGTTCTATAACTTCTGGAGTTAGTTCTAAATCTAGATTTTTTAAATACTCCTTTGTTTTCTCATCAACTCTCATTATTCCATTTTTAGCTCCAGCTTCCACTGCCATATTAGCAATACATAATCTTTCATCCATAATTAAATTATCTATTACTTCTCCTGAGAATTCAAGTGCCTTATAAGTAGCTCCAGCATGACCTATTTTTCCAATAGCTGCTAATATCAAGTCCTTAGCCATAACTCCCTTATTCATCTTTCCAACAAAGTTTATCTTTATAGTCTCAGGAACTTTCAACCAAATTTTTCCAGTTGCTAAAACTCCTAGCATCTCTGTTGAACCAATTCCAGTTGAAAAGGCTCCTAAAGCTCCATATGTACAGGTGTGACTATCTGTTCCTAAGATTATCTCTCCAGGTAAAACTCTACTTTTTTCAATCATTACTTGATGACAAGGTCCAGCAAACTCATAGTAATGTTTAACCTCATTCTCCTTAGCCCAATCTCTAGTAAATTTTACAATAGAAGCTTGATGGGCATTAGCAGGTGGAGTATAGTGGTCTGAAATTATTGTAACATTATCTGGATTCCAGATTTTTAAATTTAACTCCTTCATCTTCTCAGCAATTTCAATTCTAGGACCTAAAATATCATCCATCATTGCTTTGTCTACATCTACCCAAACAATATCTCCAGCTTTTACTTTATCTAATTTTGCTGCTCTTGCTAAAATTTTCTCTGTTAGTGTCATAACTCCTCCATTACATATATTTAGTAAAACTAAATCCACCTATTAATATAAAGATTGCTACAATAAACATATTTAACATAGTTATATAAAATAGTCTTTTAAATTTACTTGAGAACTCCTCGTTAGTGAGCTCATAGTTTTCAGAAAGTGTTGCCATAACAAAGGCTCCTCCAGTTGAAAGAGGACTCATTCCAGAAGGAGATGAACCATTTATAACTGCTGATAGAAGTAATGCACTAGGAACCACTCCTGCTATTCCCAATGTTTCAATAATTCTAGGAATAGTTGGAATCATTGTAGGCATAACAACACCAGAAGTAGAGCTAAATAAACTTAAAATTCCTGATGAAAGAGCTAAAATTGCTGCAACTGTTTTTTCGTTCATAAATAGACTTAGAATATCAGCTAGTAATTTTATTCCATCTAATTTAACTATTAAGTCCATCAATATTCCCATTCCAGAGATAAGTAGGATTGTATTCCAAGGAACTGATCCTAAAGCCTCTTTCTCTGTTCCCACTTTTAGTAGTATCAAGATGATGCTTATTAGTATTGAAAGTAGTCCTATATTTAAATTGAAGAAAGCTACTCCTATAACCATACATAGAATACCTACTAAAGTTATCTTTTGTTTTTTATTAAATTTTAAAACTTCACTACTAAGCTCTTTAGCTTTTAGTTTATATCCCTTTAAGAAAATATATGAAATAATCGCTCCAAAGGCTGTAGCTAAAAATGTATTTAATACCATTGTGTTAGCTAAATTTCCAGTTATATTAGCATTTTTAGCTAACTCTAAACCTATTATTCCAGTCGGTGCCCAAGGAACAATACCACCACCTATTGAACCTAGTTGCCCCATAGTAGTTAATAGAAAAGGATCAGCATCTAACTCTTTTGCCATAGGAATTCCAAATAATGCAGCTAAAGCAAATCCTGTTATTGTTCCAGCTCCTAAGAAAGCTATAAAATATATGACAAAATACATAAGTATTGGAATTAACCAAGCTTTTTTTCCAGATAATTTAATCAATTTTTTTACAATCAAATTTAAGGTACCATTGTGTTGAGCTATTCCAAATAATATACTCACTCCTACTAACATTAAAAATAAGCTTGAATTAAATCCTTTTATTATATTACTTGCTGATACCTTTCCCAAATAACCTAAGATCAATGAAAAACCTAAGGCTAAAACCCCCATATTTATCTTTTTTACAAAACCAATAACAATTGTTATCAGTAATATTACTAATGATATTATCGAAACTATTTGCATGCTATCCCCCTTTAAAGATTAAGAATTACAACTAATCTTATCACTTATATTTATCTGATGCCCACTATATACTCCGTTAATATTATCTCTACACTCTTTAGCTATATTTACTAATTTTTTAAAATTTATTCCTGTTTCAATATTTATTTTGTCTAGCATATAAACAAAATCCTCAGTTGATAAGTTTCCAGATGCTCCTGGTGCAAAAGGGCAACCTCCCATACCACCTAATGAAGCTTGGACATGTTTAATTCCTTTTTTAATTGCTATATATGAATTTAACATTCCCATATTTCTAGTATCATGAATATGAACTTGAAACTCAATATCTTTGTATTTTTCTAGTAATATAGTTAACAACTCATCTATTTGTTTTGGATTTGATATACCTATTGTATCACATAAGTTAATAGTTCTGATACCTAAATCATATGCTCTTTTAACATAACTATCTACCTTATCATATGAAACTTCTCCATCAAAAGGGCAACCAAATGTAGTTGCTGCATCTAATGTAATATTTATATCTGGAAAATCAGCTAAGATTTTTTCTAGTTCTACAAAAGATTCATCTACACTACGATTTACATTTGCCTTATTGTGTCCTTCAGATACAGAGATAACATATGCTATATTTCTAAGTCCCATCTCATATGCTCTTTTAACTCCTCTATAATTAGGAACTAAAGCTGAAAATTCTAACTCTGGATATTTATTTAAAAAATATTTGGCTATTTCTTCAGCATCTTGCATCTGTGGTATATGTTTTGGAGAGACAAAAGATGTAAGCTGTATCTTTTTTACTCCTGATTCTATAATTCCCTCTATTATTTTTTTCTTTTCTTCAGTTGAGATAAACTCCTTTATACTTTGAAATCCATCTCTTGGACCGACTTCTATTATTTCAATTCTGTTATTTATTTCCATATTTTCTCCCTTCTAGAACAGATTTTCATCTGCTAATCTTTCAATCTCTTCTTGAGTGTAACCTAATATATTTCCAAGTACTTCATTTAGATGTTCTCCTAAAAGTGGAGCTGGTGTTTTTATCTTAGTAGGAGTCTCACTAAATTTTAGATGATTTCCAGTCAACTTCATTTTTCCTGCTTTTGGATGTTCAACCTCAACAAACATCTCTCTTGATAGAATGTGAGAGT
Above is a window of Fusobacterium mortiferum ATCC 9817 DNA encoding:
- the ilvB gene encoding biosynthetic-type acetolactate synthase large subunit: MKEREITGARVLLECLKRLGVKDVFGYPGGSVIPIYDEIYSFEGIKHYLSRHEQGAVHEADGYARASGEVGVCIATSGPGATNLVTGIMTAFMDSIPILAITGQVNRAMLGRDSFQETDIVNITLPITKSNYQILSIEEIPQIVKEAYHIAKSGRPGPVLIDFPRDIQLEKIEVERFEELYSEEMDLSGYERGYQEDLSKLDEGIKLIENSKKPLIISGAGVIHSKGAEEFREFVERLQIPVTSTLLGLGAYPGDKNLFLGMLGMHGTAAANIATLEADLIIGMGFRFDDRITGNIEKFCPNAKIIHIDIDPSEIEKNKKVDIALVGDLKKVLTLLNEKRIELEDIREWRDRVEYLKRRYSLIVPDCKEGLTIQRVLREIDRVLKGEGVIATDVGQHQMWSALHLTYRNPNSIISSGGGGTMGFGLPSAIGAQVACPDKKIISIVGDGGFQMNIQELILLKAYKLPVKVFIMNNSYLGMVRQWQELFHERRYSEVNLEINPDFVKVAEAYGVKSVTLESEEDLEKIDEILKSDEPILVNCIVKKEENVYPMIPAGKSAEDMIGLRGVKDYE
- a CDS encoding 2-methylaconitate cis-trans isomerase PrpF family protein; the encoded protein is MSNYNKDFEIKCSIIRGGTSKGIYIMENELPKEQELRDRILLAIFGSPDVRQIDGLGGADSLTSKLAIVGPSSREDADVDYTFGQVSITESFIDYGGNCGNISSGVGVFAVNNNLVKVTEPITKVRVHMTNTNRVLTLEVPVKDGKAEFRGDYKIDGVPGTGAKITLDWSDVVGGITGDLLPTGNPRDIIKVEDEEFELSIVDAGNIVIFIEADKLGLKGTESSNEIDSDKELLKKIERIRGEVCCKLKLVDSWEEAQIKTPYQPFFAIVSKAADYTALNGEKVSKDNLDIVSRLLFMQKMHKTYPVTGTVATGAVARIKDSVVYNLLKDEVKTGVEVKIGHPGGIIPIKVRASYPNDRCKIEELVVCRTARLILEGRVFVNI
- a CDS encoding LysE family translocator, encoding MFGVINYEMFLTSSIILALIPGSDTMFILGQAISNSIKSGKYSAFGICSGLIVHTFLAAFGLSLLLKNSVTAFNLIKFLGAMYLVYMGIKSIKSKDMLAVNQGKKKREDLKKAFFQGLVTNLLNPKIILFFLAFLPQFIDTNNTYGMVPFVLLGLTSTIISGIWYISLSIFASFIATFLKRNKNFGKIVNKLSGTIFIILGINLLRVKNS
- a CDS encoding 3-isopropylmalate dehydratase large subunit; protein product: MTLTEKILARAAKLDKVKAGDIVWVDVDKAMMDDILGPRIEIAEKMKELNLKIWNPDNVTIISDHYTPPANAHQASIVKFTRDWAKENEVKHYYEFAGPCHQVMIEKSRVLPGEIILGTDSHTCTYGALGAFSTGIGSTEMLGVLATGKIWLKVPETIKINFVGKMNKGVMAKDLILAAIGKIGHAGATYKALEFSGEVIDNLIMDERLCIANMAVEAGAKNGIMRVDEKTKEYLKNLDLELTPEVIELLSTNSSDGVAQEITIDVSEIYPLCSCPHEVDNVEEIAKIEGVKIDQAYIGSCTGGRYNDLKLAADILKGRKIAEGVRLLISPASKEVWERCAKDGILQTLSEAGATVLASSCGACLGIHSGAIGEGEVCISSTNRNFIGRMGSKKGEVYLASPLSVAAAALTGYIVDPRKFIEEE
- the ilvD gene encoding dihydroxy-acid dehydratase, whose product is MRSENLTKGVTRTPHRSLLKALGLTDEELKKPLIGIANSYNEVIPGHMHLKQLVQAVKDGIRNAGGIPMEFNTIGVCDGLAMNHEGMKYSLVSRNLIADSVEIMGMSTPFDAMVFIPNCDKVVPGMLIAAARLNIPSIFVSGGPMLAGTHRGRKISLSSTFEAVGSFTSQKIDEEELKEIENRSCPTCGSCSGMFTANTMNCLTECLGMALPGNGTVPAVYSERIRLAKSSGEQIMKLLEKDLKPLDILTRESFENAVALDMALGGSSNTALHLTAIAHEAGVGLTLEDFDRISNKTKQVCKLAPASDYHIEDLYNAGGVSGVLKRLAENNLLHLDTPTVALKTQGEIVDRAVIYDENVIKPWDRPAYNTGGIAVLKGNLAPNGCIVKAGAVAENMLKHEGKAKVFDSEEECVKSILNKEIEKGDVLVIRYEGPKGGPGMREMLTPTSLLGGMGLDKDVALITDGRFSGATRGASIGHISPEAASGGNIALVENGDRILIDIPNRKIELLVDDKELELRREKLPKFQSKAKGYLKKYALNVSSADRGAVEIFGE
- a CDS encoding LeuD/DmdB family oxidoreductase small subunit; the protein is MNISGRALKYGDNINTDIISPPAYMELSIKEAAKFTMSPIDTEFAKNSKPGDIFVAEKNLGSGSSRETAPLMLKELGIKTIIAKSYARIFYRNCINLGILAIQCDLTEKISMYDELEIDYKEGIIYNKSKDEKYVCEKIPEHIMEFIKQDGLINYLKEKISKK
- a CDS encoding ACT domain-containing protein, translated to MNRKFNLAIVSKNNKVFLQRVMTLFYKRDYLIHNMSVDFSNQSGYAKILLTLEGNDEIFDQVQRQVYKIVDVVNVEQI
- the ilvC gene encoding ketol-acid reductoisomerase produces the protein MAGNILGTTVYYNEDCNLEKLRGKKITVLGYGSQGHAHSLNLKDSGMDVTVGLRKGSPSWEKAEKAGFVVKETSEAVKDADVVMILTPDETQGEMYKNEVAPYLKKGVYLGFGHGFNIHFKKIVPAEDVNVFMVAPKGPGHLVRRTFTEGVGVPCLVAVEQDYSGDTKEVALAWAAGIGGGRSGILETTFKQETETDLFGEQVVLCGGITELIKSGFEVLREAGYDPVNAYFECLHEMKLIVDLMYEGGMAKMRHSISNTAEYGDFLTGPKIITAETKEKMREVLRDIQSGKFADEFLEDSRAGQPFLKKKREEAKAHELERVGTELRALMSWLK
- a CDS encoding tetratricopeptide repeat protein: MKKLIILSALLATLAACNNLENNNQQTVSTTTVVNTLNSTSNILQGIAAYKQGDMIGAYNALKNLSPASTNLETYSTYLNVLQNLNKNQELLTALKSGNEYFGNSKDYVLNYAKILTSKFNDTNTATNVLENYLKLYGNNSEVEKSLANIYTSAGEVAKAAALLKGTN